A single Caretta caretta isolate rCarCar2 chromosome 2, rCarCar1.hap1, whole genome shotgun sequence DNA region contains:
- the LOC125630998 gene encoding uncharacterized protein LOC125630998 translates to MGLATLASYSAIKEPRFYKELDEIFGGNLTSTPSTTMDTSKPSSTRQEEEKEQQSGSEGAEVEEDTPESLDACSQELFSSKEEGSQSQWPVLGEGQTPEEVLNATLRSQPSVLSPAEKLQRIRKRPRRSKEDMLHEVMQRSSNENQKVQEWRDSERRIRQQNEVHRHKSAVLWQQSTDWLISIMEQQVDLIQALVAMQAEHYRA, encoded by the exons atgggcttggctacacttgcgagttacagcgcaataaaggagccccgtttctacaaagagctggatgagaTATTTGGGGGcaacctcacctccactccgagtaccaccatggacacttcaaagcccagttcaacaagacaggaggaggagaaggagcagcaaagtgggagtgagggtgctgaggtggaggaagacaccccggaatccctagatgcatgcagccaggagctgttctcaagcaaggaggaaggtagccagtcacagtggccggtgcttggggaaggacaaacaccagaggaggttctca atgcaaccttgagatctcagccgtcagtgttatcaccggctgaaaaactccaaagaatcagaaagaggccacgtagaagcaaggaagacatgttgcatgaggTAATGCAGcgttcaagtaatgaaaatcaaaaagtgcaggagtggcgggacagtgaaaggaggatccgccagcagaatgaggtgCACCGGCACAAAAGCGcagtgctctggcagcaaagcacggattggctgataagcataatggagcagCAAGTGGACTtgatccaggcgctcgtagccatgcaggcggaacACTACCGTGCCTGA